One genomic region from Streptomyces sp. NBC_01431 encodes:
- a CDS encoding sulfurtransferase, protein MNATITASELAAEAAGPRPPVLLDIRWQLSLAKAAGAAPFDGRAEYAAGHIPGAVFVDLDAELAGPPGTGGRHPLPDVAEFGAVMRRAGVSAGTPVVVYDGGQGWAAARAWWLLRWAGHPDVRVLDGGLAAWTGGLSTEIPTPAEGDFRPAPGAVKLLDADAAADLARSGLLLDARAGERYRGDVEPIDRIGGHIPGAVSAPTTENVGPDGCFLPADELAARFKALGAADSEVGVYCGSGVSGAHEVLALAVAGIPAALYAGSWSEWSSDESRPVATGPEPQ, encoded by the coding sequence ATGAACGCCACCATCACTGCATCCGAACTCGCCGCCGAGGCGGCGGGGCCCCGGCCCCCGGTCCTGCTCGACATCCGCTGGCAGTTGAGCCTGGCGAAGGCGGCGGGGGCCGCCCCGTTCGACGGCCGCGCCGAGTACGCGGCCGGGCACATCCCCGGCGCCGTGTTCGTGGACCTCGACGCGGAACTCGCCGGACCGCCCGGAACCGGCGGGCGCCACCCGCTCCCGGATGTGGCCGAATTCGGTGCGGTCATGCGGCGGGCGGGCGTGTCGGCCGGGACGCCGGTCGTCGTCTACGACGGCGGGCAGGGCTGGGCCGCCGCCCGCGCCTGGTGGCTGCTGCGCTGGGCCGGCCACCCGGACGTACGGGTCCTCGACGGCGGGCTCGCGGCCTGGACGGGCGGGCTGTCCACCGAGATCCCCACGCCCGCCGAAGGCGACTTCCGGCCCGCCCCGGGCGCGGTCAAGCTCCTCGACGCGGACGCCGCGGCGGACCTCGCCCGCTCCGGACTGCTTCTCGACGCCCGCGCGGGGGAGCGCTACCGAGGCGACGTGGAGCCGATCGACCGGATCGGCGGGCACATCCCGGGCGCGGTATCCGCCCCCACCACCGAGAACGTGGGCCCCGACGGCTGCTTCCTGCCCGCCGACGAACTCGCCGCCCGCTTCAAGGCACTCGGCGCCGCGGACAGCGAGGTTGGCGTCTACTGCGGCTCCGGTGTCTCCGGCGCTCATGAGGTGCTGGCGCTTGCGGTAGCGGGCATCCCGGCGGCGCTGTACGCCGGTTCGTGGTCCGAGTGGTCGTCGGACGAGTCCCGGCCGGTGGCGACGGGCCCCGAACCGCAGTAG
- a CDS encoding VOC family protein, with protein sequence MTQSETRRTPGTPCWVSLMVHGLAATQEFYGALFGWEFRPGPQQLGPYVRALLDGREIAGIGQLPPDRHLPIAWTTYLATDDADETAETIRHCGGTVGVGPLDAGVAGRLAIASDPAGAVFGIWQAGAHVGTAIAGAPGTPTWNELVTRETASVGKFYQAVFGYDLDAVVSADFDYVTLRLAGRPVASLHGVGHALARDKGAHWMTYFEAADVDEAALRVTNLGGQVLQQPHEGSSGRVATVADPEGAVFTLVRSNE encoded by the coding sequence ATGACCCAGTCGGAGACCCGGCGCACACCTGGCACGCCCTGCTGGGTGAGTCTCATGGTGCACGGTCTGGCCGCGACCCAGGAGTTCTACGGAGCGCTGTTCGGCTGGGAGTTCCGGCCGGGACCGCAGCAGCTCGGCCCGTACGTCCGCGCGTTGCTCGACGGCAGGGAGATCGCCGGTATCGGTCAACTGCCGCCCGACCGGCATCTGCCGATCGCCTGGACGACGTATCTGGCCACCGACGACGCGGACGAGACGGCCGAGACGATCCGCCACTGCGGCGGGACCGTCGGGGTCGGGCCGCTGGACGCCGGGGTGGCGGGCCGGCTCGCGATCGCCTCGGACCCGGCGGGCGCGGTGTTCGGGATCTGGCAGGCCGGTGCGCACGTGGGCACGGCGATCGCCGGCGCACCCGGCACCCCCACCTGGAACGAGCTGGTCACGCGCGAGACCGCGTCGGTCGGCAAGTTCTACCAGGCGGTGTTCGGCTACGACCTGGACGCGGTCGTCTCGGCCGACTTCGACTATGTGACGCTGCGTCTGGCGGGCCGCCCGGTGGCCTCGCTGCACGGTGTGGGCCATGCGCTGGCGCGCGACAAGGGCGCGCACTGGATGACGTACTTCGAGGCGGCGGACGTGGACGAGGCGGCGCTACGGGTCACCAACCTCGGCGGGCAGGTGCTTCAGCAGCCGCACGAGGGGTCGAGCGGACGGGTGGCGACGGTCGCCGATCCGGAGGGTGCCGTCTTCACTCTCGTACGGTCCAACGAGTGA
- a CDS encoding thymidine kinase, with product MPELVFFSGTMDCGKSTLALQIEHNRSARGLQGMIFTRDDRAGEGKLSSRLGLVTDAVEAADGFDFYGYLVAHLSQGGRCDYVIADEAQFLAPGQIDQLARVVDDLELDVFAFGITTDFRSKLFPGSQRLVELADRVEVLQVEALCWCGARATHNARTIGGEMVVEGAQVVVGDVNQSADEIGYEVLCRRHHRRRMTSAAARAAALSPDVLPIDAESGAPAVRA from the coding sequence ATGCCCGAGCTGGTGTTCTTCTCCGGAACGATGGACTGCGGAAAGAGCACCCTCGCTCTTCAGATCGAGCACAACCGCTCCGCGCGCGGCCTCCAGGGCATGATCTTCACGCGGGACGACCGCGCGGGCGAGGGCAAGCTGTCCTCCCGGCTCGGTCTGGTCACCGACGCGGTCGAGGCCGCCGACGGCTTCGACTTCTACGGCTACCTCGTCGCCCACCTCTCCCAGGGCGGCCGCTGCGACTACGTCATCGCCGACGAGGCCCAGTTCCTCGCGCCCGGACAGATCGACCAGCTCGCGCGGGTCGTGGACGACCTCGAACTCGACGTGTTCGCCTTCGGGATCACCACCGACTTCCGCTCCAAGCTGTTCCCCGGCTCGCAGCGCCTGGTCGAACTCGCCGACCGCGTCGAGGTGTTGCAGGTCGAAGCGCTGTGCTGGTGCGGCGCCCGCGCCACCCACAACGCCCGCACCATAGGCGGCGAGATGGTGGTCGAGGGCGCTCAGGTCGTCGTCGGCGACGTCAACCAGTCAGCCGACGAGATCGGTTACGAGGTGCTGTGCCGGCGCCACCACCGCCGTCGGATGACGTCCGCCGCGGCCCGCGCCGCCGCCCTCTCCCCGGACGTCCTCCCGATCGACGCCGAGTCCGGCGCGCCGGCCGTACGAGCCTGA
- a CDS encoding alkaline phosphatase family protein, translated as MAQPAWQDDPEPLALDTAPVPEYGTGSLADLLPTLVAGQGVPGFEQRIAGLAPADRNCVFLIDGLGWEQIKAHPDEAPYLHSLLGTSRGNTGRPITAGFPATTATSLASVGTGLPPGEHGLPGYTARNPDTGELMNQLRWKPWTDPHAWQPYPTVFQLADRDGVHTAQVSSPTFEHTPLTKIALSGGSFLGRLSGEDRMDLAADQLAAGDRSLVYTYYSDVDGKGHRFGVDSDAWRGQLMYVDRLVQRLAEQLPPRAALYVTADHGMIDIPFDEQSRIDFDEDWELRAGVALLGGEGRARHVYAVPGAQADVLTCWREVLGEQFWVASREEAVAAGWFGPRIDERVHGRIGDVVAAARDDVVITASRREPHESAMVGMHGSMTEVEQLVPLLEVRS; from the coding sequence ATGGCACAGCCCGCCTGGCAGGACGATCCCGAACCCCTCGCCCTCGACACCGCGCCCGTCCCCGAGTACGGCACCGGATCCCTCGCCGATCTGCTGCCCACGCTCGTGGCGGGCCAGGGCGTGCCCGGGTTCGAGCAGCGCATCGCCGGGCTCGCGCCCGCCGACCGCAACTGCGTCTTCCTGATCGACGGCCTCGGCTGGGAGCAGATCAAGGCCCACCCCGACGAGGCCCCCTATCTCCACTCCCTGCTCGGCACCTCCCGCGGCAACACCGGCCGTCCCATAACGGCCGGGTTCCCCGCCACCACCGCCACCTCGCTGGCCTCGGTCGGTACGGGCCTGCCCCCTGGCGAGCACGGCCTGCCCGGGTACACCGCGCGCAACCCGGACACCGGCGAGCTGATGAACCAGCTCCGCTGGAAGCCCTGGACCGACCCACACGCCTGGCAGCCGTACCCGACCGTCTTCCAGCTCGCCGACCGGGACGGCGTGCACACCGCCCAGGTGTCGTCGCCGACGTTCGAGCACACCCCGCTCACCAAGATCGCCCTCAGTGGCGGCAGCTTCCTCGGGAGGCTCTCCGGCGAGGACCGCATGGACCTCGCCGCCGACCAACTCGCCGCCGGTGACCGGTCGTTGGTCTACACGTACTACTCCGACGTCGACGGCAAGGGCCACCGCTTCGGCGTCGACTCCGACGCCTGGCGCGGCCAGCTGATGTACGTCGACCGGCTCGTTCAGCGCCTCGCCGAACAGCTCCCACCCCGCGCGGCCCTCTACGTCACCGCCGACCACGGCATGATCGACATCCCCTTCGACGAGCAGTCCCGCATCGACTTCGACGAGGACTGGGAGCTGCGCGCGGGGGTCGCCCTGCTCGGCGGCGAGGGCCGGGCCCGCCATGTGTACGCGGTGCCGGGTGCCCAGGCCGACGTGCTGACCTGCTGGCGCGAGGTGCTCGGCGAGCAGTTCTGGGTCGCGAGCCGCGAGGAGGCCGTCGCGGCGGGCTGGTTCGGCCCGCGTATCGACGAGCGCGTTCACGGCCGGATCGGCGACGTGGTCGCCGCCGCCCGCGACGACGTGGTCATCACCGCCTCGCGCCGCGAGCCCCACGAGTCCGCCATGGTCGGCATGCACGGCTCGATGACCGAGGTGGAGCAGCTCGTGCCGCTCCTCGAAGTGCGCTCGTAG
- a CDS encoding DUF5998 family protein yields the protein MAKTGTTTQGLRAAIERSGYYPALVAEAVEAAVGGEPIASYLVHQETTFDANEVRRHVTVLVLTDNRFIVSHTDEQNADTSSPTPYATTSTESVKLGRISSVVVSRVVANPESYTPGTLPREVVLTIGWGAVSRLDLEPAACGDPNCDADHGYTGNSTADDLSLRVSEAGDGPDTVRQTLAFAQALSEATAATGR from the coding sequence ATGGCGAAGACCGGTACGACGACCCAGGGGCTCCGCGCGGCGATCGAGCGCAGCGGCTATTACCCGGCCCTTGTGGCCGAGGCGGTGGAGGCCGCCGTCGGCGGCGAGCCCATCGCCTCGTACCTGGTGCACCAGGAGACCACCTTCGACGCGAACGAAGTGCGCCGCCATGTGACGGTCCTGGTACTCACGGACAACCGGTTCATCGTCAGCCACACCGACGAGCAGAACGCCGACACCAGCTCCCCGACGCCGTACGCCACCACCTCCACGGAGTCCGTGAAGCTCGGGCGGATCTCGTCGGTCGTGGTGAGCCGCGTCGTCGCCAACCCCGAGTCGTACACCCCGGGCACCCTGCCCCGCGAGGTCGTCCTCACCATCGGCTGGGGCGCGGTCTCCCGGCTCGACCTGGAGCCCGCCGCGTGCGGCGACCCGAACTGCGACGCCGACCACGGCTACACCGGCAACTCCACCGCCGACGACCTGAGCCTCAGGGTCAGCGAGGCCGGCGACGGCCCCGACACGGTCCGCCAGACCTTGGCCTTCGCCCAGGCGCTGTCCGAGGCGACCGCGGCGACCGGCCGCTGA
- a CDS encoding bifunctional acetate--CoA ligase family protein/GNAT family N-acetyltransferase: MTTASDPAYPAHWEADVVLRDGGTARIRPITTEDAERLVSFYEQVSDESKYYRFFAPYPRLSAKDVHRFTHHDYVDRVGLAATVGGEFIATVRFDRINAQGRPASAPADEAEVAFLVQDAHQGRGVASTLLEHIAAVARERGIRRFAAEVLPANNKMIKVFTDAGYQQKRSFEDGSVRLTLDLEPTAESLAVQRAREYRAEARSVRRLLAPGSVAVIGAGRAPGGVGRAVLRNLLDAGFTGRVYAVNRALGAERREIEGVPAFGSVGLIGEPVDLAIVAVPAEQVPQAIAECGEHGVQGLVVLSAGYAESGPRGRERQRELLRQARSYGMRLIGPNAFGIINTAADVRLNASLAPESPPAGRIGLFTQSGAIGIALLSGLYRRGAGLSTFISSGNRADLSGNDFLQYWYEDPDTDVVLLYLESIGNPRKFTRLARRTAAAKPVVVVKGARHSGSMPPGHAVPVTRVPDATVSALLRQAGVILVGTVTELVDAGLLLAGQPLPAGPRVAILGNSESLGLLTYDACLSEGLRPLKPLDLTTGATPADFRAALAAALADEKCDAVVVTAIPWVGENGAMESGDGQVLADALREAATASPAKPVAVVHVEIGGLAEALSAAARTVRPTAGAPAPSATAPGRSQSLPGTNPAPPLQPRPAPAATEERGIGGSTPTPAEERGAGGSTPADGGPTRNSPPNREATRIPAYPAAERAVRALAEAVRYAQWRRQAADPGKVGEYDDIDEPGTAALIERLLGPAPDPRGTTLAAADAEDLLARYGIAAHPTLPAPDAPHAVEAARRLGYPVALKTTAPHLRHRPDLGGVRLDLADEHQLARAYAELTASLGKPEELKPVVQAMVARGVDTVVRASIDSAVGAVLSFGLAGAASELLGDTAHRLIPATDRDAAELLRSIRTAPLLFGWRGSAPVDTPALEELLLRVSRLVDDHPEVVAVALEPVIVAQHGLAVLGATVRLAPPPPRNDLGPRRLPSY, translated from the coding sequence ATGACGACGGCGTCCGACCCCGCGTACCCGGCTCACTGGGAGGCCGACGTGGTGCTCCGCGACGGCGGCACCGCGCGCATCCGGCCCATCACCACCGAGGACGCCGAGCGCCTCGTCTCCTTCTACGAGCAGGTGTCGGACGAGTCGAAGTACTACCGCTTCTTCGCGCCCTACCCCCGGCTCTCCGCCAAGGACGTCCACCGCTTCACCCATCACGACTACGTGGACCGGGTCGGACTCGCGGCGACCGTCGGCGGCGAGTTCATCGCGACCGTCCGCTTCGACCGCATCAACGCCCAGGGCCGGCCCGCCTCCGCCCCCGCCGACGAGGCCGAGGTCGCCTTCCTGGTGCAGGACGCCCACCAGGGGCGGGGTGTCGCCTCCACGCTGCTCGAACATATCGCCGCGGTCGCCCGCGAACGCGGGATCCGGCGGTTCGCGGCCGAGGTGCTGCCCGCCAACAACAAGATGATCAAGGTGTTCACGGACGCCGGGTACCAGCAGAAGCGGTCCTTCGAGGACGGCTCGGTCCGCCTCACCCTCGACCTGGAACCCACCGCCGAATCCCTCGCGGTCCAGCGCGCCCGGGAGTACCGCGCCGAGGCCAGATCGGTGCGCCGGCTCCTCGCGCCCGGTTCGGTCGCGGTCATCGGCGCCGGCCGCGCCCCGGGCGGGGTCGGCCGTGCGGTCCTGCGCAACCTCCTGGACGCCGGCTTCACCGGACGCGTGTACGCGGTGAACCGGGCGCTCGGCGCCGAGCGGCGGGAGATCGAAGGGGTGCCCGCCTTCGGCTCCGTCGGCTTGATCGGCGAACCGGTGGACCTGGCGATCGTCGCGGTGCCCGCCGAACAGGTCCCCCAAGCCATCGCCGAGTGCGGCGAACACGGCGTCCAGGGCCTGGTCGTACTCTCGGCCGGTTACGCGGAGAGCGGCCCGCGGGGCAGGGAGCGCCAGCGCGAACTGCTGCGCCAGGCCCGCTCGTACGGGATGCGGCTCATCGGCCCCAACGCCTTCGGGATCATCAACACCGCGGCGGACGTGCGGCTGAACGCTTCGCTGGCGCCCGAGTCCCCGCCCGCGGGCCGGATCGGCCTGTTCACCCAGTCCGGCGCGATCGGCATCGCCCTTCTGTCCGGCCTGTACCGGCGCGGCGCGGGCCTGTCGACGTTCATCTCCTCCGGCAACCGCGCCGACCTCTCCGGCAACGACTTCCTCCAGTACTGGTACGAGGACCCCGACACCGATGTGGTCCTGCTCTACCTCGAATCCATCGGCAACCCGCGGAAGTTCACCCGGCTCGCCCGCCGTACGGCCGCCGCGAAGCCCGTCGTGGTGGTGAAGGGCGCCCGGCACAGCGGGTCGATGCCGCCGGGCCACGCGGTCCCGGTGACCCGGGTACCGGACGCGACGGTCTCCGCGCTGCTGCGCCAGGCGGGTGTCATCCTGGTCGGCACGGTCACCGAACTAGTCGACGCGGGCCTGCTCCTGGCCGGCCAGCCGCTGCCCGCGGGCCCCCGGGTGGCGATCCTCGGCAACTCCGAATCCCTCGGCCTCCTCACGTACGACGCCTGTCTGAGCGAGGGACTGCGCCCGCTCAAGCCCCTCGACCTGACGACGGGCGCGACCCCGGCCGACTTCCGCGCGGCCCTGGCGGCCGCGCTCGCGGACGAGAAGTGCGACGCGGTGGTCGTGACGGCCATTCCCTGGGTCGGCGAGAACGGAGCCATGGAATCCGGCGACGGGCAGGTCCTGGCGGACGCCCTGCGCGAAGCCGCGACGGCGTCCCCGGCGAAGCCGGTGGCGGTGGTGCACGTGGAAATCGGTGGCCTGGCCGAAGCCCTGTCGGCGGCAGCCCGCACAGTGCGCCCGACCGCGGGTGCCCCGGCCCCGTCCGCCACCGCACCCGGTCGAAGTCAGTCCCTCCCCGGCACGAATCCAGCTCCTCCACTCCAGCCCCGTCCAGCCCCTGCGGCGACCGAGGAGCGGGGGATCGGGGGCAGCACCCCCACCCCGGCTGAGGAGCGGGGGGCCGGGGGCAGCACTCCCGCCGACGGTGGGCCGACACGCAATTCACCCCCGAACCGCGAGGCCACCCGCATTCCCGCCTACCCCGCCGCCGAGCGGGCCGTCCGCGCCCTGGCCGAGGCGGTCCGGTACGCGCAGTGGCGCAGACAGGCCGCCGACCCCGGCAAGGTAGGCGAGTACGACGACATCGACGAACCCGGCACCGCCGCGCTCATCGAGCGCCTCCTCGGACCCGCCCCCGACCCCCGCGGCACCACCCTGGCCGCGGCGGACGCCGAGGACCTGCTCGCCCGGTACGGAATCGCCGCGCACCCGACCCTGCCCGCCCCCGACGCCCCCCACGCCGTCGAGGCGGCCCGCCGCCTGGGCTACCCGGTCGCCCTCAAGACCACCGCCCCGCACCTGCGCCACCGCCCCGACCTCGGCGGCGTACGCCTCGATCTCGCGGACGAGCACCAACTGGCCCGCGCATACGCCGAGTTGACGGCGAGCCTCGGCAAGCCCGAGGAGCTCAAGCCGGTGGTGCAGGCCATGGTCGCGCGCGGCGTGGACACCGTCGTGCGCGCCTCGATCGACTCCGCGGTCGGTGCCGTGCTCTCCTTCGGGCTGGCCGGGGCCGCGTCCGAACTGCTCGGCGACACGGCACACCGCCTCATTCCGGCCACCGACCGGGACGCCGCCGAGCTGCTGCGGTCGATCCGGACGGCCCCGCTCCTGTTCGGCTGGCGGGGCTCCGCGCCGGTGGACACCCCGGCCCTCGAAGAACTGCTCCTGAGGGTGTCGCGGCTGGTCGACGACCATCCCGAGGTGGTCGCCGTCGCACTGGAGCCCGTGATCGTCGCCCAGCACGGCCTGGCGGTGCTCGGCGCGACGGTCCGTCTCGCCCCGCCCCCGCCCCGCAACGACCTGGGCCCACGACGGCTCCCCAGCTACTGA
- a CDS encoding HPr family phosphocarrier protein produces MAERRVNVGWAEGLHARPASIFVRAATAAGVPMTIAKADGNPVNAASMLAVLGLGAQGGEEIVLASDGEGAEAALDRLAKLVAEGLEELPETV; encoded by the coding sequence ATGGCTGAGCGCCGCGTCAACGTCGGCTGGGCCGAGGGCCTGCACGCCCGCCCCGCGTCCATCTTCGTCCGTGCCGCCACGGCTGCCGGAGTCCCCATGACGATCGCCAAGGCCGACGGCAACCCGGTCAACGCCGCGTCCATGCTCGCGGTGCTCGGTCTGGGCGCGCAGGGCGGCGAGGAGATCGTGCTGGCCTCCGACGGCGAGGGCGCCGAGGCCGCTCTCGACCGGCTGGCCAAGCTGGTCGCCGAGGGTCTTGAGGAGCTCCCCGAGACCGTCTGA
- a CDS encoding GntR family transcriptional regulator, which produces MHIPAHSVCTAIRDDIVSGVLGRGSRLTEEVLARRYGVSRVPVREALRTLESEGFVTTRRHAGAWVAEPTDVEAADLLELRVLLEPLAAARAASRRSEAHLKVLRGLVRLGQDRARRGQGEDLRSLDGWFHETLAQASVSPGLIALLTQLRHKIAWMYAVEQSARPGETWAELGAITDAVARGDAERARSLTALHAERSFSAHRLRRPATVRTSQPAVHTASSRA; this is translated from the coding sequence ATGCACATTCCGGCGCATTCGGTATGCACGGCGATCCGCGACGACATCGTCTCGGGCGTCCTGGGGCGGGGCAGCCGGCTCACCGAGGAGGTACTCGCCCGCCGTTACGGCGTCTCGCGCGTCCCGGTGCGCGAAGCCCTGCGCACCCTGGAGTCCGAGGGATTCGTGACCACCCGCAGACATGCCGGTGCCTGGGTGGCCGAGCCCACCGATGTGGAGGCCGCCGACCTCCTCGAACTGCGCGTGCTGCTTGAGCCGTTGGCCGCCGCGCGGGCCGCTTCGCGCCGCTCGGAGGCCCATCTCAAAGTGCTGCGCGGCCTGGTGAGGCTCGGTCAGGACCGGGCCCGACGCGGCCAGGGCGAAGATCTGCGCTCGCTGGACGGCTGGTTCCACGAGACCCTGGCCCAGGCCTCCGTCAGCCCCGGACTGATAGCCCTGCTCACGCAGTTGAGGCACAAGATCGCCTGGATGTACGCGGTCGAGCAGTCGGCCCGGCCCGGTGAGACCTGGGCCGAACTCGGTGCGATCACCGACGCGGTGGCCCGGGGCGACGCCGAACGCGCCCGTTCCCTCACCGCCCTTCATGCCGAGCGATCGTTTTCCGCCCATCGGCTGCGGCGCCCCGCCACGGTGAGGACTTCGCAACCTGCCGTACACACGGCGAGCAGCCGCGCTTAA
- a CDS encoding M23 family metallopeptidase, with product MAFTRATGKHRAPSRMTRRSANIAGIATLATAGVVGTLASPATAAPSVADTGLTQAIVIGDSLAGQLGAQADAQKQAAAKAKAKAEAEAAAKRKAEERATADREAKERAAREAERKRLNTFVAPIANSYVSTGYKTGGSLWSSGAHTGIDFHADSGTSVHAVGLGTVVEAGWGGAYGNNIVIKMNDGSYTQYGHLSVIQVSVGQTVEPGQQIALSGNTGNTTGPHLHFEARTAATYGSDIDPVAYLRSHGVSV from the coding sequence ATGGCGTTCACCCGTGCCACCGGGAAGCATCGCGCGCCCAGCCGTATGACGCGCCGCAGCGCGAACATCGCGGGCATCGCCACCCTCGCCACCGCCGGAGTCGTAGGCACCCTCGCCTCCCCGGCCACCGCCGCCCCGAGCGTCGCCGACACCGGCCTCACCCAGGCCATCGTCATCGGCGACTCCCTCGCCGGCCAGCTCGGCGCCCAGGCCGACGCCCAGAAGCAGGCGGCCGCGAAGGCCAAGGCGAAGGCCGAGGCCGAGGCGGCCGCCAAGCGCAAGGCCGAGGAACGGGCCACGGCGGACCGCGAGGCCAAGGAGCGCGCCGCTCGCGAGGCCGAGCGCAAGCGCCTCAACACCTTCGTCGCTCCCATAGCGAACAGCTACGTGTCCACCGGCTACAAGACCGGCGGATCCCTGTGGTCCTCCGGCGCCCATACCGGCATCGACTTCCACGCGGACAGCGGCACTTCGGTGCACGCGGTGGGTCTCGGCACCGTCGTCGAGGCCGGCTGGGGCGGTGCGTACGGCAACAACATAGTGATCAAGATGAACGACGGCTCGTACACCCAGTACGGCCACCTCTCGGTCATCCAGGTCTCCGTCGGCCAGACGGTCGAGCCGGGCCAGCAGATCGCGCTGTCGGGGAACACCGGCAACACCACGGGCCCGCACCTCCACTTCGAGGCCCGCACCGCCGCGACCTACGGTTCGGACATCGATCCGGTCGCCTACCTCCGCTCGCACGGCGTCTCCGTCTGA
- a CDS encoding M16 family metallopeptidase, whose product MEFHPQPAAGTAKPWAFPAPERGTLPNGLTVLRCHRPGQQVVAVEMFLAAPLEAEPEGLDGVATIMARALTEGTDKHSAEEFAAELERCGATIDAHADHPGVRVSLEVPVSRLPKALSLLAEALRAPAFADSEVERLVRNRLDEIPHEQANPARRAAKQLSKELFPAAARMSRPRQGTEETVAAIDAAAVRAFYETYVRPSTAVTVIVGDLSGTDLDAVLADTLGDWTGDRAEPRPVPPITADDTGRVVIVDRPGAVQTQLLIGRIGPDRHDRVWAAQVLGTYCLGGTLTSRLDRVLREEKGYTYGVRAFGQVLRSGPEGGAAMLAISGSVDTPNTGPALEDLWKVLRTLAAEGLTDDEREAAVHNLVGVAPLKYETAAAVAGTLADQVEQFLPDDYQAQLYAMLAATGTVEATAAVVSAFPADRLVTVLVGDAATIEEPVRALGIGEVTVVAG is encoded by the coding sequence ATGGAGTTCCACCCGCAGCCGGCCGCCGGCACTGCCAAGCCGTGGGCCTTCCCGGCCCCCGAGCGGGGCACGCTCCCCAACGGCCTGACCGTGCTGCGCTGCCACCGCCCCGGCCAGCAGGTCGTCGCCGTGGAGATGTTCCTCGCGGCCCCCCTGGAGGCCGAGCCCGAGGGCCTCGACGGCGTTGCCACGATCATGGCGCGCGCCCTGACCGAGGGCACCGACAAGCACTCCGCCGAGGAGTTCGCCGCCGAACTGGAGCGGTGCGGCGCCACCATCGACGCGCACGCCGACCACCCCGGCGTCCGGGTCTCCCTCGAAGTGCCGGTCTCCCGGCTCCCCAAGGCGCTCTCGCTGCTCGCCGAGGCGCTGCGGGCACCCGCCTTCGCCGACTCCGAGGTCGAGCGGCTCGTCCGCAACCGCCTGGACGAGATCCCGCACGAGCAGGCCAACCCGGCCCGGCGGGCCGCCAAGCAGCTCTCCAAGGAGCTGTTCCCGGCCGCCGCGCGTATGTCGCGCCCGCGTCAGGGCACCGAGGAGACCGTCGCCGCGATCGACGCGGCGGCCGTGCGCGCCTTCTACGAGACGTACGTCCGCCCCTCGACGGCCGTCACCGTCATCGTCGGCGACCTCTCGGGCACCGACCTCGACGCGGTCCTCGCGGACACGCTGGGCGACTGGACCGGCGACCGTGCCGAGCCGCGCCCCGTCCCGCCGATCACCGCCGACGACACCGGCCGGGTCGTCATCGTGGACCGCCCCGGCGCGGTCCAGACCCAGCTGCTCATCGGCCGCATCGGACCGGACCGCCACGACCGGGTCTGGGCGGCCCAGGTGCTCGGCACGTACTGTCTGGGCGGCACCCTCACCTCCCGGCTCGACCGTGTGCTGCGCGAGGAGAAGGGCTACACCTACGGGGTGCGGGCCTTCGGCCAGGTGCTGCGCTCGGGTCCCGAAGGCGGCGCGGCGATGCTCGCCATCAGCGGCTCGGTGGACACCCCCAACACCGGTCCGGCGCTTGAGGACCTGTGGAAGGTGCTGCGCACGCTGGCCGCGGAGGGTCTGACGGACGACGAGCGCGAGGCCGCCGTGCACAACCTGGTGGGCGTCGCGCCGCTCAAGTACGAGACCGCGGCGGCCGTCGCCGGGACGCTGGCCGACCAGGTCGAGCAGTTCCTGCCGGACGACTACCAGGCGCAGCTGTACGCGATGCTGGCCGCGACCGGCACCGTGGAGGCGACGGCGGCCGTCGTCAGCGCCTTCCCGGCCGACCGGCTGGTCACCGTCCTCGTCGGTGACGCGGCCACGATCGAGGAGCCGGTACGCGCCCTCGGCATCGGTGAAGTGACCGTCGTCGCAGGCTGA